CGCTGTGAATGGATGCACAGCGTCAAGGCCGTCGTGGCGATTCCGGCGATTCGCTTGAGCACCAGCGAAGCCAGACGTGCCATGCCCAAATCGATTCCGGTGAGCGATGCGGTGGTGAATCTCGGAGCACTCACCCTGCTGCTTCAAGGGCTGCGCACGGGCAATGGAGATCTGATCTCCGATGGCATGCACGACAGGCTCCACGAGCCTTACCGCTGGCGCTTAATCAAGGGTGGCCAGGAAGTGCGCGAAGCGGCACTGGCCGCCGGTGCATGGGGATGCGCCATCAGCGGGGCCGGGCCCAGCATTCTCGCGCTTTGCTCTGAAGAGAAAGGCGCCGCCATCAGCCAGGCCATGGTGCGGGCATGGGAGTCCGTTGGCGTCGCCAGCCGCGCGCCCCTGCTCAGCCTGCAAACCGCAGGCAGTCACTGGCAGCCAAAAGACAATTGCTGAGCCTTGGCCTGGGTAGAAGTACCCAATCGCCCCCCTGGAGCTGATAAGTTCGGTCACAATTAAGGGGAGTGTTATGGACGCCAACCTGCCGCTGACGGCTGCGTCCGACCCCGGCTTTCCCTGGCTTTCACTGATCGTGCTGCTCCCGGCAGCCGCGGCTCTGGTTATGCCGCTGTTGCCGGGTGACGACGAGAAGCCTTCGCCGATTCCACGCAACCTCGCCTTCGGCGTTTTGCTGGCAGACCTCGGCCTGATGCTGGGGGTGTTCAGCCAACACTTCGATCCACTCAGCAGCGAACTTCAACTGGTGGAGCGGGTCAGCTGGCTGCCGGCTATCGGCCTGGAGTGGTCTCTCGGCGCCGATGGGCTTTCAGCTCCTCTGGTGGTTCTGAGTGGACTGGTGACGCTGCTGTCCGTGGCCGCCAGCTGGAACATCGAGCGCAAATCACGGCTGTATTTCGGTCTGCTGCTGGTGCAGGCATCAGCCCAGGGTCTGGTGTTCCTATCGCAGGATTTTCTGCTCTTCTTCCTTGCCTGGGAACTGGAACTGGTGCCGGTTTACCTGCTTATTGCCATCTGGGGCGGAAAGAACCGCCAGTACGCAGCGACCAAATTCATCCTCTACACGGCCCTCGCCTCCCTGTTGATCCTCATCAGTGGCCTGGCGTTGGCCCTCTCGGGTGACTCATTCACCCTGAATCTGACCGAACTGGCCCAGCGCTCTCCGGGCGGGACCTTCGGTTTGCTTTGTTACCTCGGCTTCCTTGTGGGCTTTGGCGTGAAGCTGCCGATGTTCCCTCTTCACACCTGGCTGCCCGATGCCCATGGTGAAGCCAATGCGCCCGTATCAATGTTGCTGGCGGGCGTGCTGCTGAAGATGGGCGGCTACGCGCTGCTTCGTTTCAACGTTCAGATGCTGCCCGACGCACACCTGGTGTTGGCACCAGCCCTGATCATCCTCGGCATCGTGAACATCGTTTATGGCGCCCTGAATGCTTTTGCTCAGGACAACGTCAAACGGCGGATTGCCTGCAGTTCCGTCAGCCACATGGGCTTCGTGCTTCTGGGGATCGGCGCCGTGGATGCGCTCGGTCTGAGCGGCGCCATGCTCCAGATGGTCAGTCATGGCCTGATCGCGGCTGCGATGTTCTTCACCACAGGCGTGTTTTACGAACGCACCAAAACCCTGTCGATCCCCAACATGGGCGGTTTGGCCAAAGCGCTGCCGATCACGTTCGCCTTCTTCCTGGCGAGCTCCCTGGCTTCGCTCGCACTGCCCGGCATGAGCGGCTTCATCAGCGAGATCACCGTGTTCCTCGGTGTCACAAGCCAAGAAAGCTTCACAACCTTCTTCAGGGTGACCACCATCGTTCTGGCAGCGATCGGCCTCGTGCTCACACCGATCTACCTGCTCTCGATGAGCCGTCGCGTCTTCTTCGGACCCAGGATTCCGGCGCTTGCATTCGTGCAGGACATGCGCCCCCGTGAACTTGTGATCGGTCTGACCCTGCTCGTCCCCACCCTGGTGATCGGCATCTGGCCCCGCGTGGCCATGGACCTCTATGAAGCCTCGACCGATGCACTCGCATCGGATCTGGCCACCCACACGGTGGTGGCTGTGCGTGCCCTTCTTCCCCTCGGCTGATCACCATGAGCACTTCGGAACTGCTGCGAGGCGAGGGCCTTCCCCGCTTTGATGCCATTGACGCTGACCAGGTCGACCGGGAGATCCCAAATCTCCTGCACACCCTCAGCGAAGAACTAGAGACGCTGGAGTCATCCCTCGAGCAGCGCCTTAACAACCCGGCACCACTGACCTGGGACACGTTGATGTCGCCTCTTCACGCCTTGGGTGAGCGGCTGAACTGGAGCTGGGGCGTCGTCAGTCATCTCACCTCAGTGCGCAACACACCGGAATTGCGCGAAGCCCATGCGCGCCAGCAACCGGAGGTGGTTCGTTTCAGCAACCGCGTGGGGCAGAGCCAGATCATTCACAAAGCCCTCAGCCGTCTGCTCTCCGATCCCGCCCAACCTCTCGATGCCACACAAAAGCGCATCCTGGATGCGGAACTGCTCTCCATGCAGCACCGGGGCGTTGGTCTTGAAGGTGAAGACCAGGCTGCCTTCAACCGCACCAGCGAGCGGCTGGCCGCTCTCTCCACCAGCTTCAGCAATCACGTGCTGGATGCAACGCAGCAGTGGAACCTGGTGATTCACGAGCGTGATCGGTTGCGTGGCATCCCAGAGCGAGCCATGGAGATCCTGGCGGGAGCCGCGGCAGAAGCCGGCGATACCCAAGCCGATGGGTCCGCCCCCTCCGCGGCCGATGGCCCCTGGCGTCTGGGTCTGGATATGCCCCGATACCTGCCGGTGATCACCCATGCGCAGGACAGGTCCCTGCGCGAAACGCTTTACAAAGCCCAAGTGAGTCGAGCCAGCAGCGGCGATCTCGACAACGCTCCTCTCATTGAAGAGATCCTGCAGCTGCGACGCGAGCAGGCTGTGCGCCTCGGTTACAGCAACTGGGCTGAACTGAGCCTGGCTTCGAAGATGGCCGACGACGTCCAAGCCGTTGAAACACTGCTGGAGG
This region of Synechococcus sp. NOUM97013 genomic DNA includes:
- a CDS encoding NAD(P)H-quinone oxidoreductase subunit 4, with the protein product MDANLPLTAASDPGFPWLSLIVLLPAAAALVMPLLPGDDEKPSPIPRNLAFGVLLADLGLMLGVFSQHFDPLSSELQLVERVSWLPAIGLEWSLGADGLSAPLVVLSGLVTLLSVAASWNIERKSRLYFGLLLVQASAQGLVFLSQDFLLFFLAWELELVPVYLLIAIWGGKNRQYAATKFILYTALASLLILISGLALALSGDSFTLNLTELAQRSPGGTFGLLCYLGFLVGFGVKLPMFPLHTWLPDAHGEANAPVSMLLAGVLLKMGGYALLRFNVQMLPDAHLVLAPALIILGIVNIVYGALNAFAQDNVKRRIACSSVSHMGFVLLGIGAVDALGLSGAMLQMVSHGLIAAAMFFTTGVFYERTKTLSIPNMGGLAKALPITFAFFLASSLASLALPGMSGFISEITVFLGVTSQESFTTFFRVTTIVLAAIGLVLTPIYLLSMSRRVFFGPRIPALAFVQDMRPRELVIGLTLLVPTLVIGIWPRVAMDLYEASTDALASDLATHTVVAVRALLPLG